In one Methanobrevibacter arboriphilus genomic region, the following are encoded:
- a CDS encoding ATP-grasp domain-containing protein — MEKLLIMGINTRGLVNSSLTLPYKTYSASYYCTFDFKLPYKEKHILKQKEGVSCGFIEKNYNPGKLLELSKDFIEEVDGIVLSSGISCNDFKGIFKKHKRKIIGNQKTEHVEDKYKFYKKIKNKYLTPKTFKINYGNNEDNISEILEIAKQYTNISFIIKPLQGSGGYGVSYIKYNGENEIIFNSPFNASKKNKDETIDINKFYNEYIKYENSGLVVQEYINGKNISSSILSTKEESKTIVTSNMLTDLDFGIKNSFKYCGNIVPFNINSTNNALSLEKEKNTMKHIKRGSEDLISYLKLIGSNGLDMIIDKNLEEPYIIEVNPRFQGTYECIEELLGINLLEAHIKACEGELIEIPKIPKDTYSIKRIIYSPERIKLKNNIDITNVYDIPYKGVIIEKDEPVLTIITPKDSISNVKNEVNNAVYLIEKEFKNDKKVN; from the coding sequence ATGGAAAAATTGCTAATAATGGGAATAAATACCCGAGGATTAGTAAATTCTAGTCTAACATTGCCATATAAAACTTATTCAGCAAGTTATTATTGTACTTTTGATTTTAAATTACCTTATAAAGAAAAACATATTTTAAAACAAAAAGAAGGAGTTTCTTGTGGATTTATTGAAAAAAATTATAATCCAGGTAAATTATTAGAATTATCAAAAGATTTTATTGAAGAAGTAGATGGAATCGTTTTGTCTTCAGGAATATCTTGTAATGATTTTAAAGGGATTTTTAAGAAACATAAAAGGAAAATAATAGGTAATCAGAAAACCGAACATGTTGAGGATAAATATAAATTTTATAAAAAAATAAAAAATAAATATTTAACTCCTAAAACTTTTAAAATAAACTATGGAAACAATGAAGACAATATATCTGAAATACTTGAAATAGCTAAACAATATACCAACATTTCATTTATTATAAAACCCCTCCAAGGATCTGGAGGTTATGGAGTTAGCTATATAAAATACAATGGCGAGAATGAGATTATTTTCAATAGTCCATTTAATGCTTCTAAAAAAAATAAAGATGAAACTATAGATATCAATAAATTTTATAATGAATATATAAAATATGAAAATTCAGGACTAGTGGTCCAAGAATATATAAATGGAAAAAATATTAGTTCATCTATCCTATCGACTAAAGAAGAATCAAAAACAATAGTAACTAGCAATATGTTAACAGATTTAGACTTTGGAATAAAAAATAGTTTCAAATATTGTGGAAATATAGTGCCCTTCAATATTAATAGCACAAATAATGCTTTAAGTTTAGAAAAAGAAAAAAACACAATGAAACATATAAAAAGAGGTTCTGAAGATTTAATATCATATCTAAAATTAATCGGTTCTAATGGGTTAGACATGATAATAGATAAAAATTTAGAAGAACCATATATTATTGAAGTTAATCCACGATTCCAAGGAACTTATGAATGCATAGAAGAATTGTTAGGAATCAACTTACTAGAAGCACATATAAAAGCATGTGAAGGGGAATTAATAGAAATTCCAAAAATCCCTAAGGACACATATTCTATCAAAAGAATAATTTACTCCCCTGAGAGAATCAAATTAAAGAATAATATTGATATAACTAATGTTTATGACATACCTTATAAAGGAGTAATTATCGAAAAAGATGAACCAGTATTAACAATCATAACTCCCAAAGATAGCATTTCAAATGTGAAAAATGAAGTAAATAATGCTGTTTATTTAATAGAAAAAGAATTTAAAAATGATAAAAAAGTCAATTAA
- a CDS encoding V-type ATP synthase subunit D, whose product MAQETMEGINPTRMELLKLKDREKLAVKGHSLLKEKRDALIKEFFDILDRVKGSRSKVEEILKEAYSDLTKVQVDMGDLSVQRASLSVKESVEVEIDSRSIMGVVVPIMDSEIKERTLVDRGYSFLDTSAKLDETAKKFEEAISLIIELGEVEKTIYLLAAEIESTKRRVNALEHIMIPKLQNSVKSIETRLQEMERENFVRLKIIKSKIEVEE is encoded by the coding sequence ATGGCACAAGAAACAATGGAAGGGATTAATCCCACAAGAATGGAGTTATTAAAACTCAAAGATAGGGAAAAACTCGCAGTTAAAGGCCATAGTTTATTAAAAGAAAAACGTGATGCTTTGATTAAAGAATTTTTTGATATATTAGATAGAGTTAAAGGATCACGTAGTAAAGTTGAAGAAATTCTTAAGGAAGCATACAGTGACTTAACCAAAGTTCAAGTGGATATGGGTGATTTATCTGTTCAAAGAGCATCATTATCTGTAAAAGAGTCCGTTGAAGTTGAAATAGACTCAAGGAGTATTATGGGTGTTGTTGTTCCTATAATGGATTCAGAAATCAAAGAAAGAACCTTGGTTGATAGAGGATATAGTTTTTTAGATACTTCAGCAAAATTAGATGAAACTGCAAAGAAATTTGAAGAGGCAATTTCATTAATAATTGAATTAGGGGAAGTTGAAAAAACTATTTATCTTTTAGCTGCTGAAATTGAATCAACTAAACGTCGTGTTAATGCATTAGAACATATAATGATTCCTAAGCTACAAAATTCTGTCAAATCTATTGAAACAAGACTTCAAGAGATGGAGAGAGAAAACTTTGTTAGGTTAAAGATAATTAAATCCAAAATTGAAGTTGAAGAATAG
- a CDS encoding DUF1284 domain-containing protein, with the protein MNNNEKKVIYLRGHHLLCLQGYQGYGYDDNFKKNMENIISILKNEDSNVKVVLTESPDDLCEFCPNLKDRICIGESNNTESNENTKNKLMHSINNRKIVSMDSKVLRKANIKKKKEYLFSEAVILVNNSFKYLKDAKRVCGKCEWKDKCLWYQSRE; encoded by the coding sequence ATGAATAATAACGAAAAAAAAGTCATTTATTTACGTGGGCATCATTTACTATGTTTACAAGGATATCAAGGATATGGTTATGATGATAATTTTAAAAAAAATATGGAAAATATAATTAGCATTTTAAAAAATGAAGATTCTAATGTCAAAGTAGTTTTAACTGAGTCTCCTGATGATTTATGTGAATTTTGTCCAAATTTAAAAGATAGAATATGTATAGGTGAATCAAACAATACTGAAAGCAATGAAAATACTAAAAATAAATTAATGCACTCCATTAATAACAGAAAAATTGTGAGTATGGATTCTAAAGTCTTGAGAAAAGCAAATATAAAGAAAAAAAAGGAATATTTATTTAGTGAAGCAGTTATATTGGTTAATAATTCATTTAAATATTTGAAAGATGCTAAAAGAGTTTGTGGAAAATGTGAATGGAAAGATAAATGTCTTTGGTATCAATCAAGAGAGTGA
- a CDS encoding UPF0104 family protein, with translation MSSKKSDEFFNINTPEIQKEKKELEEIERKEKEKNENQDIYSIIRDNKKSIIISFSIVFGLVFTILILAGINDVINTLKRTNLWILALTIVIQIFVYLLWALRWKIILDKMDQSPKFINVLGILMTSIFGNNITPGSIGGEPLRAYVLKEYNDTPFEVGLASTMADRVFEILPFLLMSILAVFALLSWYLDILSKIFLIILILVTIFGFSLVIYAGINKSVSEKIALKILGWVHPLVERMTQKKYNLDKLKKKAIYYIDNFNSSFTMIVENRLFFAGAFLALLTWGLDLSNSYLAFVAIGITPPLAPFITIFTIAILLSFLPLLPGSLGITEIIMIALFVPVGITADHVIAASAIERIASYILPTIAGLLTAIYYGKKIVNKNIDENKS, from the coding sequence ATGAGTTCTAAAAAATCTGATGAATTTTTTAACATTAATACTCCTGAAATTCAGAAAGAAAAAAAAGAATTGGAAGAAATAGAAAGAAAAGAAAAAGAAAAGAATGAAAATCAGGATATTTATTCTATAATCAGAGATAACAAAAAAAGCATAATTATTTCTTTCAGTATAGTATTTGGACTAGTTTTTACAATACTAATACTTGCAGGAATTAATGATGTAATCAACACTTTAAAAAGAACAAATCTGTGGATATTAGCTCTTACAATTGTGATACAAATATTTGTTTATTTACTTTGGGCACTTAGATGGAAGATTATATTAGATAAAATGGACCAGTCCCCTAAATTTATAAACGTTCTTGGTATTTTAATGACAAGTATATTTGGAAATAACATAACACCAGGATCAATAGGAGGAGAACCACTACGTGCATATGTACTGAAAGAATACAATGATACTCCATTTGAAGTTGGACTCGCTTCAACAATGGCAGATAGAGTATTTGAAATACTTCCTTTCTTGTTAATGTCTATATTAGCAGTCTTTGCCCTTTTGTCATGGTATTTAGATATCTTATCAAAAATTTTTCTAATAATATTAATATTAGTTACAATATTTGGATTTTCACTTGTAATATATGCTGGAATCAATAAAAGTGTTTCTGAAAAAATAGCTTTGAAGATATTAGGTTGGGTCCATCCTTTAGTTGAGAGAATGACTCAAAAAAAATATAATTTAGATAAATTGAAGAAAAAAGCTATTTATTATATTGATAATTTTAATTCTAGTTTTACTATGATAGTAGAAAATAGATTATTTTTTGCAGGAGCATTCCTTGCACTTTTAACATGGGGATTGGATTTGTCTAATTCATATCTAGCATTTGTAGCTATAGGTATTACACCACCATTAGCCCCATTCATAACAATATTTACAATAGCTATTTTATTATCATTTTTACCATTATTACCTGGATCATTAGGTATTACTGAAATAATAATGATAGCTCTTTTTGTTCCTGTAGGAATAACTGCAGACCATGTAATAGCTGCAAGCGCAATTGAAAGAATAGCTTCATATATATTACCTACAATTGCAGGATTATTAACCGCTATTTATTATGGTAAAAAAATTGTTAACAAAAATATAGATGAAAATAAATCATAA
- a CDS encoding biotin transporter BioY, with product MNIDSYYYMRDNIFDKVQKASNVEKLAMAVLMACLTGILAQFIIPLPWTPVPVTGQTLGVLVSGLFLGKRFGVLSQVIYIFAGILGVSWFAEMSSGLSVFLGSTCGYFIGFILAAALIGYISEKYTESRNFKKMFGLMLVANFACIYIPGLIGLSIWLYFTQGAFPDIITLIMMGLAPFIIGDLFKVGIAAGISKVALPK from the coding sequence ATTAATATTGATTCTTATTATTATATGAGAGATAATATTTTTGATAAAGTTCAAAAAGCTAGTAATGTAGAAAAATTAGCTATGGCAGTTCTAATGGCTTGTTTGACTGGAATATTAGCACAATTTATAATCCCTTTACCTTGGACACCAGTTCCAGTAACTGGACAAACTCTTGGAGTTTTAGTCTCTGGTTTATTCCTTGGAAAAAGATTTGGTGTATTAAGCCAAGTTATATACATATTTGCAGGAATTTTAGGTGTAAGCTGGTTTGCTGAAATGAGTAGTGGTTTGAGTGTTTTCTTAGGTTCAACCTGTGGATACTTCATAGGTTTTATACTAGCTGCTGCATTAATTGGTTATATTTCAGAAAAGTATACCGAAAGTAGAAATTTCAAGAAAATGTTTGGTCTAATGTTAGTAGCTAACTTTGCTTGTATTTACATTCCTGGATTGATCGGCTTAAGTATTTGGTTATACTTTACCCAAGGGGCTTTTCCAGATATTATAACTTTAATTATGATGGGTCTTGCTCCATTTATAATAGGTGACTTGTTTAAAGTCGGAATTGCAGCTGGAATATCCAAAGTAGCTTTGCCAAAATAA
- a CDS encoding DUF22 domain-containing protein: MVRFLNPVGEFKRELKSSQSKMDLKMGDIPILSRVIVADENAVLENGKSVSIKIKEISIPAKHIVSISSYAANKYGHPIAVGSETHIPLSMDKTVNRAAFIASSDGSIEKGDLLGFLSLFPVEIINNLFK, translated from the coding sequence ATGGTTAGATTTTTAAATCCTGTTGGCGAATTCAAAAGAGAACTTAAAAGTTCTCAAAGTAAAATGGATCTTAAAATGGGAGATATTCCTATTTTATCAAGAGTTATTGTTGCTGATGAAAACGCTGTTTTAGAAAATGGAAAATCTGTTTCAATTAAAATTAAAGAGATTTCAATTCCTGCAAAACATATAGTATCTATTAGTAGTTATGCTGCAAATAAATATGGTCATCCAATTGCTGTTGGTTCAGAAACCCACATCCCTCTTTCAATGGATAAAACTGTCAATAGAGCAGCTTTTATTGCATCTTCTGATGGTTCTATTGAGAAAGGTGATCTTTTAGGATTTTTATCTCTTTTCCCTGTTGAGATTATTAATAATTTATTTAAATAA